One segment of Caldanaerobius polysaccharolyticus DSM 13641 DNA contains the following:
- a CDS encoding TIGR03960 family B12-binding radical SAM protein: MKPMRNDVEKYLLSVEKPARYIGNEINSVHKDPSSVEVRFAFAFPDVYDIGMSHLGMKILYHMLNDIDDVYCERVFAPWVDMEAVMRREGIPLFALESGDDISAFDFVGFTLQYELSYTNVINMLDLAGIPIISSERQEKDPFVIAGGPCVYNPEPMADVFDFFVIGEAEQSLLEIIQCYKEWKKAKKSRKAFLESVSRIKGVYVPSLYDVIYNADGTVDKFVPKGPYPVPVDKRIIKDLDRVYFPSKMIVPYTEVVHDRIMLEIFRGCTHGCRFCQAGMIYRPIRERSVNKLIELADKLVASTGYDDISLVSLSSCDYTDIQLLILKLIERYKEKGVGVSLPSIRIDAFSVGLLEQIEKVRKTGLTFAPEAGTQRLRDVINKGVTEQNLMDSARAAFEHGWSTIKLYFMIGLPTETYEDIKGIADLAYKLVDLYKDIKGSKKGLKITVSTSSFVPKPFTPFQWEPQDTMEQLKDKQDYLKSLLKDRAISYSWHDNRMSFLEAVISRGDRKVCKAIIRAWKNGCKFDGWNEFLNFDGWLKAFEAEGVDPGFYAYRRRTYEELFPWDIINPGVNKDYLIREHKKAQKGITTVDCRMYCLNCGIKKLEEGLCVENALEI; this comes from the coding sequence GTGAAACCGATGAGAAATGACGTAGAAAAATACCTATTAAGCGTGGAAAAACCAGCGCGGTACATAGGAAATGAAATCAACAGCGTGCATAAAGATCCTTCCTCAGTAGAAGTGAGGTTTGCCTTTGCATTTCCAGATGTTTACGATATAGGCATGTCCCATCTTGGAATGAAAATACTGTACCACATGCTCAATGACATAGATGACGTGTATTGCGAAAGGGTATTCGCCCCGTGGGTGGACATGGAGGCGGTGATGAGAAGAGAAGGTATCCCGCTTTTTGCTCTGGAAAGCGGTGACGATATCTCAGCGTTTGACTTTGTGGGATTTACACTTCAATATGAACTGAGCTATACCAATGTAATCAATATGCTGGATCTGGCGGGTATACCTATTATCTCGTCTGAAAGACAGGAAAAAGACCCTTTCGTGATAGCAGGAGGCCCGTGTGTGTACAATCCTGAACCCATGGCTGACGTATTTGATTTTTTCGTAATCGGCGAAGCAGAACAATCGCTATTAGAAATTATTCAATGCTACAAAGAATGGAAAAAGGCAAAAAAAAGCCGAAAAGCCTTTTTAGAAAGCGTCAGCCGCATTAAAGGCGTTTACGTGCCTTCTTTGTACGATGTGATCTATAACGCTGATGGTACAGTGGACAAATTTGTGCCCAAAGGACCTTATCCTGTCCCTGTGGACAAGAGGATAATAAAAGATCTGGATCGTGTGTATTTCCCAAGTAAGATGATTGTTCCTTACACCGAAGTAGTGCATGACAGAATTATGCTGGAGATATTCAGAGGTTGTACCCACGGTTGTCGCTTTTGCCAGGCAGGTATGATATACAGGCCCATAAGGGAAAGGAGCGTAAATAAGCTTATAGAACTTGCCGATAAGCTGGTTGCCAGTACCGGCTATGATGATATATCCTTGGTGTCGCTGAGTTCTTGCGATTATACCGACATACAGCTTCTCATTTTAAAATTAATTGAAAGATATAAAGAAAAAGGCGTAGGAGTATCGCTCCCCTCAATAAGAATTGACGCGTTTTCCGTAGGTTTACTGGAGCAGATTGAAAAGGTGCGAAAAACAGGCCTCACCTTTGCGCCAGAGGCTGGCACTCAAAGATTGAGGGACGTAATAAATAAAGGAGTCACAGAGCAAAACCTTATGGATTCCGCTAGGGCAGCCTTTGAACACGGATGGTCTACTATAAAACTCTACTTCATGATTGGCCTGCCTACCGAAACCTACGAGGATATAAAGGGAATTGCCGATTTGGCATATAAACTGGTAGACCTGTACAAGGATATAAAAGGTTCCAAAAAAGGGCTTAAGATCACGGTGAGCACCTCATCTTTTGTGCCTAAGCCTTTTACGCCTTTTCAATGGGAACCCCAAGATACTATGGAACAGCTTAAAGACAAACAGGATTATTTAAAGAGCCTGCTTAAAGATAGAGCTATATCTTATAGCTGGCATGATAACAGAATGAGCTTTTTAGAGGCTGTTATATCCCGAGGAGATAGAAAGGTATGCAAAGCCATTATAAGGGCATGGAAAAACGGCTGTAAATTCGATGGCTGGAACGAGTTTTTAAACTTTGATGGTTGGCTTAAAGCCTTTGAAGCAGAAGGCGTAGATCCTGGATTTTATGCTTACAGAAGGCGCACGTACGAGGAGTTATTTCCATGGGATATCATTAACCCAGGAGTGAATAAGGACTATCTTATAAGAGAGCATAAGAAAGCCCAAAAAGGTATAACTACTGTGGACTGCAGGATGTACTGCTTAAATTGCGGTATAAAAAAACTAGAGGAGGGACTGTGCGTTGAAAATGCGCTTGAAATTTGA
- a CDS encoding TIGR03936 family radical SAM-associated protein, which yields MRLKFEKKGDMRYISHLDLMRTLSRAVRRAQLPIAYSQGYNPQPKISIALPLSLGYTSDGEYMDMEFSHDISTQDVINRLNNQLPCGLKIKQCMEVGESKTSLMALIRYALYGVTFKDVDLGLLNNAVEDIVRSDHVMAEKKTKSGIKPVDIKGDIIKLYTKDCTLFMLVSAGSKRNLKPDLVLDALEDRYNGIKSKVVNVHRYEMYGENMKTPMEA from the coding sequence ATGCGCTTGAAATTTGAAAAAAAAGGCGATATGAGGTACATATCCCATCTGGACCTCATGAGAACCCTCTCCAGAGCTGTCAGAAGAGCTCAGCTGCCAATCGCTTACTCTCAAGGATACAACCCTCAGCCTAAGATAAGCATAGCCCTTCCTCTCTCACTGGGGTACACCAGTGATGGCGAATACATGGACATGGAGTTCTCGCATGATATATCGACACAGGACGTTATAAACAGATTGAACAACCAACTCCCTTGTGGCTTAAAGATCAAGCAGTGCATGGAGGTCGGCGAAAGTAAAACTTCCCTTATGGCTTTGATAAGATACGCTCTATACGGTGTCACATTTAAGGACGTAGATTTAGGGTTGTTGAACAACGCCGTGGAAGATATAGTAAGAAGCGACCACGTTATGGCGGAAAAAAAGACGAAATCAGGCATCAAACCAGTGGATATAAAAGGAGATATTATAAAGCTATATACAAAAGATTGTACTCTCTTTATGCTGGTATCAGCAGGCTCAAAGCGCAATTTAAAACCAGATCTGGTTTTAGATGCACTGGAAGACCGCTACAATGGCATAAAGTCAAAAGTCGTAAACGTGCACAGGTACGAGATGTATGGCGAAAATATGAAGACACCTATGGAGGCATAA
- a CDS encoding FtsK/SpoIIIE family DNA translocase has translation MKPSKKKVQKRLNNEVKGLLFLCLSLLSFISLYTRSAGVLGVFIKTLLSGLLGKGAVIVPAFILLYSFNTFTSYRFMPKIRFIALFLIAFIVDMLLHMSSYSDVHHGYGYYIKYAFSLGSKNMGGGALSALIDYFFIKLIGIPGSWIVLLTLLLANLVTVFNISLKKTTIAIISKLKELMIYIAQGVTHFVYVEDKRDKADLKLPDKNAVEDKVQSNFKDIIEKSIELTNVKIVSHEENRDKSVGQIDGSDNLKNYMRPPYELLRLGDERNFKENKVEIKNNIKALEDTLKSFGIDAHVVQVSCGPAITRYELQLSPGVKVSRIVSLVDDISLSLATSGVRLEVPIPGKSAIGIEVPNKKIKPVFLRDVLESSEFINSKSDLTVALGKDISGANIISDLSKMPHLLIAGATGSGKSVCINTIIVSLLYKSNPENVRLLLIDPKVVELNMYNGISHLIAPVVTDPKKAAGALNWAVQEMIKRYNLFAEKGVRDIDRYNEIAQNKLPKIVIIIDELADLMMASPAEVEDAICRLAQMARAAGMHLVIATQRPSVDVITGVIKANIPSRIAFAVSSQVDSRTILDMTGAEKLLGKGDMLFYPVGEIKPIRVQGCFISEKEVEGIVDWLKARSAPDYCENLIEKIQEQPDNAKVDNADELLPQAINIVLEANQASTSLLQRKLKIGYARAARLMDQMEERGIVSKSEGNKPRQVLLSKDKLNL, from the coding sequence ATGAAACCCAGCAAGAAAAAGGTTCAGAAAAGGCTAAATAACGAAGTAAAAGGATTGTTATTTTTGTGCTTGTCGCTGCTGTCATTTATAAGCCTTTACACGCGCTCTGCAGGGGTTTTAGGCGTTTTTATAAAGACATTGCTTTCGGGCCTTTTAGGAAAAGGAGCTGTAATCGTACCTGCTTTTATATTGCTGTATTCCTTTAATACTTTTACATCATATAGGTTTATGCCTAAGATAAGATTTATAGCGCTTTTTCTGATAGCTTTCATAGTTGATATGCTGCTTCACATGTCTTCGTACAGTGACGTGCACCATGGTTATGGTTACTACATAAAGTACGCTTTTAGCTTAGGAAGCAAAAATATGGGCGGCGGTGCGTTAAGCGCCCTAATTGACTATTTTTTTATAAAATTAATAGGAATACCTGGGAGCTGGATTGTGCTGTTGACGCTTTTACTGGCAAATCTGGTTACGGTTTTTAATATATCGCTAAAAAAAACGACGATAGCGATTATTTCAAAGCTTAAAGAGTTAATGATTTATATAGCACAGGGCGTAACTCATTTTGTATACGTAGAGGATAAGAGAGATAAAGCGGATTTAAAACTCCCAGATAAAAACGCCGTTGAAGATAAAGTACAAAGTAACTTTAAAGATATAATAGAAAAATCAATAGAGCTTACCAACGTAAAGATCGTGAGCCATGAGGAAAATCGCGATAAGAGCGTAGGCCAGATTGATGGTTCTGATAACCTTAAAAATTACATGCGCCCTCCTTATGAGCTTTTGAGGTTAGGTGACGAGCGCAATTTTAAGGAAAACAAGGTGGAAATTAAAAATAACATAAAGGCCTTAGAAGATACGCTAAAGAGCTTCGGAATAGACGCCCACGTGGTGCAGGTCAGCTGTGGACCTGCTATAACCCGTTACGAACTTCAACTAAGTCCTGGAGTAAAGGTGAGCAGAATAGTAAGTCTAGTAGACGACATATCGCTGAGCTTGGCGACTTCAGGGGTGAGACTGGAAGTCCCGATTCCCGGCAAATCAGCTATAGGTATTGAGGTACCCAACAAAAAAATAAAACCGGTTTTTTTAAGGGATGTTTTGGAGAGCTCTGAATTTATAAACAGCAAATCTGATCTTACCGTAGCTCTAGGGAAGGATATTTCTGGTGCTAACATAATATCAGACCTTTCTAAAATGCCCCACTTGCTAATAGCAGGTGCTACAGGTTCAGGAAAGAGTGTGTGCATCAACACTATAATCGTCAGCCTTTTATATAAATCCAACCCAGAAAATGTAAGGCTTCTGCTAATTGATCCAAAGGTGGTGGAGCTAAACATGTACAACGGGATAAGTCACCTTATCGCGCCAGTGGTTACCGATCCTAAAAAAGCAGCAGGAGCCTTAAACTGGGCGGTACAGGAAATGATAAAGAGGTACAACCTGTTTGCTGAAAAGGGAGTAAGGGATATAGACAGGTACAACGAAATAGCCCAGAATAAATTGCCCAAGATAGTCATCATAATCGACGAATTGGCTGACCTTATGATGGCGTCACCAGCCGAGGTAGAAGATGCTATATGCCGGCTAGCTCAAATGGCGCGAGCGGCAGGTATGCATCTGGTGATAGCCACTCAACGGCCTTCTGTAGATGTGATCACAGGGGTTATTAAAGCCAATATACCGTCTAGAATCGCTTTTGCTGTCTCCTCCCAGGTGGATTCCAGGACTATATTGGACATGACGGGAGCGGAAAAGCTGTTAGGAAAAGGTGATATGCTTTTTTACCCGGTTGGAGAAATAAAACCAATACGGGTACAGGGGTGTTTTATAAGCGAAAAAGAAGTAGAGGGCATCGTGGATTGGCTTAAAGCTAGGAGCGCTCCCGACTACTGTGAGAATTTGATAGAAAAGATTCAAGAACAACCCGATAATGCCAAAGTCGATAACGCCGATGAACTATTACCTCAGGCCATAAATATAGTCCTTGAGGCAAACCAAGCTTCTACTTCCTTGTTGCAAAGAAAATTAAAAATAGGATATGCCCGTGCCGCTCGACTCATGGACCAAATGGAGGAGCGAGGTATTGTCAGCAAAAGCGAAGGCAACAAGCCCAGGCAGGTATTGCTGTCAAAAGATAAGCTAAATCTTTGA
- the rimO gene encoding 30S ribosomal protein S12 methylthiotransferase RimO, which produces MPKIGLISLGCAKNLVDSETMIGLLNEADFSITNRAEEADVLIINTCAFIDKAKEESLESILEMAEYKKTGKCKALIVTGCLSERYTSQLMEEIPEIDALVGTGDFEEIVDVVNRTLRGEKTAIYGHQDKLFQKNLPRIITSSGKYAYVKIADGCNNRCSFCIIPTLRGRYRSRNIEDIYNEVKDIVENGIREVILIAQDTTRYGSDKGRLMLSELINRISELDRLKWIRILYCYPEAISDELIDTIAANDKVCKYLDIPIQHINDDILRQMGRHTSKKQIYTLIDKLKARIPGVVLRTSLIVGFPGETDKQFGELASFVQEGMFDHLGVFEYSREEGTPAAVLPHQIPQRVKKERREHIMKIQNSISRQINQRKVGKIFDVLIEGQKGGYYVGRSYHYAPEIDGIVYIKSERPVTEDFARILIKKAYDYDVLGEIVE; this is translated from the coding sequence TTGCCAAAAATTGGTTTAATTTCACTGGGGTGCGCGAAAAATCTAGTTGACTCAGAGACCATGATAGGGCTTTTAAATGAAGCTGACTTTTCCATAACAAATAGGGCAGAAGAGGCCGACGTACTCATTATAAACACGTGCGCCTTTATCGATAAAGCCAAAGAGGAATCTCTGGAATCCATATTGGAAATGGCAGAGTACAAAAAAACCGGCAAATGCAAAGCGTTAATCGTAACAGGATGTTTATCAGAAAGATACACAAGCCAGTTGATGGAGGAAATACCAGAAATCGATGCGTTAGTAGGTACCGGTGATTTTGAAGAGATAGTGGACGTGGTTAACCGCACGTTAAGAGGAGAAAAAACTGCTATTTACGGACATCAGGATAAATTGTTCCAAAAAAACCTGCCAAGAATTATAACCAGTAGCGGTAAGTACGCTTACGTGAAGATTGCTGATGGCTGCAATAATCGTTGCAGTTTCTGTATAATACCTACCTTGAGGGGTAGATATAGGAGCAGAAATATAGAGGATATATACAATGAAGTTAAAGACATTGTAGAAAATGGCATTAGGGAGGTTATTCTCATCGCCCAGGATACCACGCGATACGGTTCGGATAAAGGTCGCTTGATGTTAAGCGAGCTCATAAACAGGATATCAGAGTTAGATCGTTTAAAGTGGATTAGAATTCTCTACTGTTATCCAGAGGCCATCAGTGACGAATTGATTGACACTATAGCTGCTAACGACAAAGTTTGCAAATACCTGGACATACCTATACAGCATATAAACGACGACATACTGAGGCAGATGGGACGCCATACATCGAAAAAACAAATCTACACCCTCATCGATAAGCTTAAGGCTAGAATACCAGGTGTTGTATTGCGGACGTCATTGATCGTGGGCTTTCCTGGTGAAACAGATAAGCAATTTGGCGAATTGGCATCCTTTGTTCAGGAAGGTATGTTTGATCACTTGGGCGTATTTGAGTATTCGCGGGAAGAAGGTACACCTGCAGCTGTATTGCCCCATCAAATACCTCAAAGGGTTAAAAAGGAACGCAGAGAGCATATTATGAAAATACAAAACAGTATATCGCGGCAGATCAATCAACGTAAGGTAGGCAAAATTTTTGACGTCTTAATAGAAGGCCAAAAAGGTGGCTATTACGTAGGCCGTAGTTACCATTATGCACCTGAAATAGATGGTATTGTATATATAAAGTCTGAAAGACCTGTGACAGAAGATTTTGCCAGGATACTGATAAAAAAAGCCTACGACTATGACGTCTTGGGGGAAATTGTTGAATGA
- the pgsA gene encoding CDP-diacylglycerol--glycerol-3-phosphate 3-phosphatidyltransferase — MNIANKLTLFRIIILPFFMVFALAKFKYSAIIAVLIFLVASLTDLFDGYIARKINQTTKWGKLMDPLADKLLISTALISLVEAGSVPAWAAIIIIGREFAVTGLRSLAAVENIVISANNAGKIKMVAQIVAITALLLKIPFASIALYIAVIITVLSGYNYFRHYSFVINEIGGKKDEM, encoded by the coding sequence ATGAATATCGCAAATAAACTGACTTTATTTCGCATCATTATATTGCCTTTTTTTATGGTGTTTGCTCTTGCCAAATTTAAATACAGTGCTATTATAGCTGTTCTCATATTTTTAGTAGCGTCATTGACAGATCTATTTGATGGTTACATTGCTAGAAAGATAAACCAGACGACCAAATGGGGAAAACTTATGGATCCCCTGGCTGATAAATTGCTCATATCTACAGCGTTGATATCTTTAGTAGAAGCTGGCAGTGTACCTGCGTGGGCAGCGATAATTATAATAGGGAGGGAATTTGCAGTTACGGGCCTGAGATCTCTGGCCGCTGTAGAAAATATAGTCATCTCTGCAAATAATGCTGGAAAGATAAAAATGGTGGCACAGATCGTAGCCATAACAGCATTGCTATTAAAAATTCCTTTTGCATCTATCGCTCTGTACATTGCAGTGATAATAACAGTACTCTCAGGTTATAACTACTTTCGCCATTACTCTTTTGTCATAAATGAGATAGGGGGAAAGAAGGATGAAATGTGA
- a CDS encoding competence/damage-inducible protein A, with translation MKCEIISVGTELLLGQIANTDAQYISQQLAPLGIDVYFHTAVGDNSDRLKECLEIAWRRSDAIITTGGLGPTLDDLTKETIADFLGLKMVKYQQAYDHLKQYFKGREITQNNYRQVYFPENSILLPNNNGTALGCIVEKDNKVIIILPGPPNELIPMFQESVIPYLRSKSDYVIKSKVLRLFGIGESKVEEMLKDIIVNQSNPTIAPLAKEGEVTLRITAKGKDQVIIDRMIKDMEDRVRSVVGEWIYGVDDDSLESVVGRLLMEKGITISLAESCTGGLMSHKLTNIPGISSVFKLGAVVYSNEAKEDILGVNPTTIKEKGAVSRETAIQMAEGARLTGKTDLGLAVTGIAGPGGGTSSKPVGLVYIALSDGKNIVCNEYHFNSNRQKNKNLTSMHALDMIRRYLID, from the coding sequence ATGAAATGTGAAATTATCTCAGTGGGAACTGAATTGTTGTTAGGTCAAATCGCCAATACAGACGCTCAATATATTTCACAGCAGCTAGCACCCTTGGGTATTGACGTGTATTTTCATACGGCCGTGGGAGATAACAGCGATAGATTGAAAGAATGCCTTGAAATCGCCTGGCGTCGTTCCGATGCGATTATAACCACAGGAGGTTTAGGCCCCACGCTGGATGACCTTACAAAGGAGACTATAGCTGATTTTCTAGGATTAAAAATGGTGAAATACCAGCAGGCTTATGACCATTTAAAACAGTACTTTAAGGGGAGAGAGATAACCCAAAACAATTATAGACAGGTGTATTTCCCTGAGAACTCGATTTTATTACCCAACAATAACGGTACCGCATTGGGCTGCATTGTGGAAAAAGACAATAAAGTCATAATCATTTTGCCTGGTCCTCCCAACGAATTAATACCCATGTTCCAAGAGAGCGTTATACCTTACCTAAGGTCAAAAAGCGATTACGTGATTAAGTCCAAAGTGTTACGGTTATTTGGGATAGGCGAATCAAAAGTAGAGGAGATGCTGAAAGACATTATTGTCAATCAATCCAATCCTACAATAGCTCCTCTGGCCAAAGAAGGCGAAGTTACCTTGAGGATAACGGCTAAAGGCAAAGATCAAGTTATAATCGACAGAATGATAAAAGATATGGAAGACCGGGTGAGAAGTGTTGTGGGCGAATGGATTTATGGTGTGGATGACGATTCCTTGGAATCGGTGGTAGGAAGGCTGCTGATGGAAAAAGGTATCACCATATCCCTGGCAGAGTCATGCACAGGAGGTCTTATGTCCCATAAGCTCACAAACATACCGGGTATATCGTCGGTTTTTAAATTAGGAGCGGTGGTGTACAGCAATGAAGCAAAAGAAGATATTTTAGGAGTAAATCCAACCACGATAAAAGAAAAAGGCGCTGTAAGCCGCGAGACAGCTATACAGATGGCAGAAGGTGCAAGGCTTACAGGCAAAACCGACTTAGGCCTTGCGGTTACTGGTATAGCAGGTCCTGGAGGAGGAACTTCGTCAAAACCCGTAGGATTAGTATATATAGCATTATCTGACGGCAAGAACATTGTGTGCAACGAATATCATTTTAATAGCAACAGGCAGAAAAATAAAAACCTCACGTCAATGCATGCATTAGATATGATAAGGCGGTATTTGATTGATTAA
- the recA gene encoding recombinase RecA, which produces MVENKQRALEMAISSIERQFGKGSIMRLGDDRSRLNVEVIPTGSLDLDIALGVGGIPRGRIVEIFGPESSGKTTIALHIVAQAQKQGGIAAFIDAEHALDPFYAQKIGVNIEDLLVSQPDTGEQALQIADELVRSGAVDVIVIDSVAALVPKAEIDGDMGDSYVGLQARLMSQALRKLAGNISKTKSVVIFINQLREKVGVMFGNPETTPGGRALKFYASVRLDVRKVDSVKQGTEIVGNRTRIKVVKNKVAPPFKVAEFDIMYGEGISREGDLLDIGINIDLITKSGAWFSYGDIRLGQGRENAKQFLKENPEVADEIEQKIRENFNLAYVKSKKSSEDEIINVDPE; this is translated from the coding sequence ATGGTGGAGAACAAACAAAGGGCGTTGGAAATGGCTATCAGTTCTATTGAAAGGCAATTCGGTAAAGGTTCTATAATGCGATTGGGAGATGATCGTTCGCGGCTAAATGTTGAGGTGATACCAACCGGAAGTTTAGATCTGGATATAGCTTTAGGGGTTGGCGGTATACCTCGCGGTAGGATTGTGGAGATATTCGGCCCAGAGTCTTCAGGAAAGACTACAATCGCGTTGCACATTGTAGCGCAAGCTCAAAAACAAGGAGGTATAGCGGCATTTATCGATGCTGAGCACGCCCTGGATCCTTTTTACGCCCAGAAAATCGGGGTAAACATCGAAGACCTTTTGGTATCCCAGCCTGATACAGGAGAACAGGCCCTGCAAATAGCCGATGAGCTGGTAAGAAGCGGTGCAGTGGACGTGATCGTCATTGACTCTGTAGCTGCGCTAGTGCCAAAAGCGGAGATAGACGGGGACATGGGTGACTCTTATGTGGGATTACAGGCAAGGCTTATGTCTCAGGCATTGAGAAAATTGGCCGGTAACATAAGCAAGACAAAGAGCGTAGTTATATTCATCAATCAGTTAAGAGAAAAAGTTGGCGTCATGTTCGGTAATCCTGAGACAACTCCCGGCGGCAGAGCTCTTAAGTTTTACGCTTCTGTGAGGCTGGATGTGAGAAAGGTGGATTCGGTAAAACAAGGCACAGAGATAGTAGGAAATAGGACAAGAATTAAAGTAGTAAAAAACAAGGTTGCACCTCCTTTTAAAGTGGCTGAATTTGATATAATGTACGGGGAAGGTATATCCAGAGAAGGGGATCTTTTGGATATAGGCATAAACATCGATTTAATCACTAAAAGCGGCGCGTGGTTTTCTTATGGAGATATAAGATTGGGTCAGGGCAGAGAAAATGCAAAACAGTTTTTGAAAGAAAATCCTGAGGTAGCCGACGAAATCGAACAGAAGATTAGAGAAAATTTCAATCTGGCTTATGTAAAGAGCAAAAAGTCCTCTGAAGACGAAATCATAAATGTAGACCCTGAATAG
- a CDS encoding regulatory protein RecX, whose translation MDEALKKAYSLSLKYLGHRMRTKWEMTNYLRRHMFSEDVIAQCIALLCQHRYVDDHEYCKTYIEYGKNRLKSTRQVYNELMQRGIERHIINQYLVDYPEEEIVLKLLSKRSVSKDNDRRRLTAYLLNRGFQYETVKRVLDDVNLT comes from the coding sequence ATGGACGAAGCTTTAAAAAAGGCCTACAGCTTATCGCTAAAATACCTAGGACACAGGATGAGGACTAAATGGGAGATGACAAATTACCTGAGGAGGCATATGTTCAGCGAGGATGTAATAGCACAGTGCATCGCATTATTGTGTCAACATCGTTATGTAGACGATCATGAGTACTGCAAGACTTACATCGAATACGGGAAAAACCGGCTGAAGAGCACAAGACAGGTGTACAACGAGCTGATGCAGAGGGGAATTGAAAGACACATCATAAACCAGTACCTCGTTGACTACCCTGAAGAGGAAATCGTACTTAAACTGCTCTCAAAACGATCTGTAAGCAAAGACAATGACAGGCGTCGTTTGACCGCTTATCTTTTGAACAGGGGATTTCAGTATGAAACCGTTAAAAGGGTCCTGGATGACGTTAACTTGACATGA
- the rny gene encoding ribonuclease Y: MNYVITIVLAVVAGLIGVILGYYIRKNIAESKIKSAEEEARRIIEETEKNAQARQREMLLEAKEEIHRQRSELEREIRDRRAELQRLEKRLIQREEALDKKNSQLELKDDALNKKAKEIQMLQQEIEQLYKKEIQELERISQLTIDEAKNLLLKEIENDVKHDAAIMIKEIEQKAKEEAEKKAREIITSAIQRCAADHAAETTVSVVNLPNDEMKGRIIGREGRNIRTLETLTGIDLIIDDTPEAVILSGFDPIRREIARIALEKLIVDGRIHPARIEEMVEKAKKEIEITIREEGEQAVFEVGLHGVHPELVKLLGKLKYRTSYGQNVLRHSIEVAQLAGLMAAELGVDVSLAKRAGLLHDIGKAVDHEMEGSHVALSTELAKRYHESPGVIHAIEAHHNDVEPKTIEAVLVQAADAISAARPGARRETLEAYIKRLEKLEEIANSFPGVDKAYAIQAGREIRIIVKPEEVDDNMVVLIARDVVKKIESELEYPGQIKVNVIREVRAIEYAK, from the coding sequence ATAAACTACGTAATAACAATAGTATTAGCGGTCGTAGCTGGATTAATAGGTGTCATTTTAGGTTATTATATAAGAAAGAACATCGCCGAATCGAAAATAAAGTCTGCTGAAGAAGAGGCAAGGCGCATAATTGAGGAAACAGAAAAAAACGCTCAAGCCAGGCAAAGGGAAATGCTGCTGGAAGCAAAAGAGGAGATCCACAGACAGAGGAGCGAACTGGAAAGGGAGATCAGAGATCGCCGTGCAGAATTACAGCGCCTTGAGAAGAGGCTAATTCAAAGAGAAGAGGCTCTTGACAAAAAGAACTCTCAACTGGAATTAAAAGACGATGCGCTTAATAAAAAAGCCAAAGAAATACAGATGTTGCAACAAGAAATTGAGCAACTGTACAAAAAAGAGATACAGGAGTTGGAAAGAATTTCTCAATTGACAATAGATGAAGCTAAAAACCTGTTATTAAAAGAAATCGAAAACGATGTGAAGCATGACGCTGCGATTATGATTAAAGAAATAGAACAAAAGGCAAAAGAAGAAGCAGAAAAAAAGGCACGAGAGATTATAACATCTGCTATACAGAGGTGCGCTGCTGATCATGCAGCCGAGACCACCGTGTCTGTGGTCAATCTTCCCAATGACGAGATGAAAGGGAGAATCATCGGTCGCGAAGGTAGGAATATCAGGACGCTAGAGACCCTCACAGGGATAGATCTCATTATAGATGATACTCCTGAAGCGGTAATCCTCTCTGGATTTGATCCCATAAGAAGGGAGATAGCGAGGATAGCGTTGGAAAAGCTCATAGTAGACGGGAGGATACACCCTGCCAGGATAGAAGAGATGGTTGAAAAAGCTAAAAAAGAAATCGAAATCACCATAAGAGAAGAAGGCGAACAGGCGGTATTTGAAGTAGGCCTTCACGGCGTACACCCTGAATTAGTGAAATTGCTGGGAAAGCTAAAATACAGGACGAGTTATGGCCAAAACGTATTAAGGCATTCCATTGAAGTAGCTCAACTGGCAGGTTTGATGGCTGCGGAGTTAGGAGTTGACGTCAGTTTGGCAAAAAGAGCTGGTTTGCTTCACGATATAGGCAAAGCTGTAGACCACGAAATGGAAGGATCTCATGTGGCGTTGAGCACTGAACTGGCCAAGAGGTACCACGAATCTCCAGGTGTAATTCACGCCATAGAGGCCCATCACAATGACGTAGAACCCAAGACCATAGAGGCGGTCTTAGTACAGGCAGCTGATGCGATTTCAGCAGCAAGACCTGGTGCAAGGCGAGAGACTTTAGAAGCGTATATAAAGAGGCTTGAGAAATTAGAAGAAATTGCTAATTCTTTTCCTGGTGTAGATAAAGCCTACGCTATTCAAGCGGGTAGGGAAATAAGGATAATCGTAAAACCGGAAGAAGTGGACGACAATATGGTAGTGTTGATTGCCAGAGATGTAGTAAAAAAGATTGAAAGCGAGCTGGAATATCCGGGACAGATAAAAGTAAATGTGATAAGAGAGGTTAGGGCAATTGAGTATGCCAAGTAG